From a region of the Cucumis sativus cultivar 9930 chromosome 6, Cucumber_9930_V3, whole genome shotgun sequence genome:
- the LOC101221691 gene encoding uncharacterized protein LOC101221691, with protein sequence MLLALEGGGFFSSSASGYSSSLSLLLLGQKSEDKSMRVLPLLVDRDPDVNIQLASTKTWISWRCASPSFRRCFRHNPAGPTTPPPLKKPATTQRQDSLRTSPISDNGKNHVPSSDEDNLARKMVLKSSLKKTSDANIDSVRNADGNEATGGKGSCDSSHVERRKVQWTDTCGSQLAEVKEFEPSEINASDDENDMGKRRCLCSIM encoded by the exons ATGTTATTGGCATTAGAAGGGGGAgggttcttttcttcttcagctTCTGGTTATAGCAGTAGCttgtctcttcttcttttgggTCAGAAGAGCGAAGATAAATCCATGAGAGTGTTGCCATTGTTGGTGGACCGAGACCCTGACGTTAACATTCAGCTGGCTTCGACAAAGACGTGGATTTCCTGGAGGTGCGCCTCCCCCTCCTTTCGTCGCTGCTTCCGTCATAATCCTGCAGGGCCAACAACTCCGCCTCCTTTGAAGAAACCGGCCACTACACAGCGCCAAGACAGTTTAAGAACATCTCCTATTTCTGACAATGGAAAGAATCATGTTCCTAGTTCAGATGAGGATAATCTTGCAAGAAAAATGGTGCTTAAAAGTAGCTTGAAAAAAACATCAGATGCTAATATAGATTCTGTTCGTAATGCTGATGGAAATGAAGCAACAGGAGGAAAGGGTAGTTGCGATTCTAGTCATgtagaaagaaggaaagtacAGTGGACAGATACTTGTGGAAGTCAGCTTGCTGAAGTCAAAGAATTTGAACCAAG TGAAATAAATGCATCTGATGATGAAAACGATATGGGGAAACGAAGGTGTTTATGCAGTATCATGTAA
- the LOC101221919 gene encoding light-harvesting complex-like protein OHP2, chloroplastic, which translates to MSGACSFPFPSIKIPSTSSSPAATSAAASSSASTSSSASSSSSLRFSSSKPFLFTIRSSQTEGPLRRPSAPSLRDPSPPSPPSLTPPLKPTPPPQSPPSDNVITLEFQRLKAKELQEYFKQKKLDEADQGPFFGFIGKNEISNGRWAMFGFAVGLLTEYATGSNFVDQVKILLSNFGIIDLE; encoded by the exons ATGTCTGGGGCTTGTTCATTCCCCTTCCCCAGTATCAAAATCCCCTCCACTTCCTCCTCACCGGCCGCCACCTCCGCTGCCGCTTCTTCCTCCGCCTCCACCTCCTCTtcagcttcttcttcatcctccCTCCGATTCTCCTCCTCCAAGCCTTTCCTCTTCACCATTCGAAGCTCTCAGACCGAAGGCCCTCTTCGGAGACCCTCCGCTCCTTCTCTCAGAGACCCCTCCCCGCCCTCTCCCCCTTCCCTGACGCCTCCTCTCAAGCCTACTCCTCCCCCCCAATCCCCTCCGTCGGATAATGTGATCACATTGGAGTTTCAGCGGCTCAAGGCTAAGGAGCTTCAGGAGTATTTTAAGCAGAAGAAGCTTGATGAAGCTGATCAGGGACCGTTCTTTGGCTTCATCGGGAAGAATGAAATTTCTAATGGAAG GTGGGCTATGTTTGGCTTCGCTGTTGGATTACTGACTGAGTATGCAACTGGTTCGAACTTTGTTGATCAAGTAAAGATCCTTCTCTCAAATTTTGGGATAATAGATCTCGAATGA
- the LOC101222159 gene encoding putative serine/threonine-protein kinase — translation MQSSSVLILASVASFSVATLFLFCIFFICKHFKSHHPTTRQRQVRHRNIDLSSVTVDESASFDSSLRISMAELRSATKNFSNDLVVGDGSFGLVYKARLSSGATVAIKKLNPDAFQGFREFRAEMETLGKLRHRNIVKILGYCVSGSDRVLIYEFIERGSLDNCLYETSSDDQDSDGYLASRQPLPWDTRLKIMRGVANGLSYLHGLPQPIIHRDIKAGNVLLDSEFEAHIADFGLARMIETSNSHVSTQFAGTMGYMPPEYRAGVTVATVKADVYSFGILMFEVAMGQRPNLPMLLDEREVGLIEWARILVAQNRHMEMVDATISNDELVESNVKEYFRIACLCTSEKSKERPPMSNVVELLDRICDMKLRDNDEYQDKLDE, via the coding sequence ATGCAATCTTCCTCGGTCTTAATTCTCGCATCCGTCGCTAGTTTCTCCGTCGCAACCCTTTTCCTCTTttgcatcttcttcatctgCAAACACTTCAAATCCCATCATCCAACCACTCGTCAACGCCAAGTCCGCCACCGCAATATAGATCTCTCCTCCGTCACCGTCGATGAGAGCGCCTCCTTCGATTCTTCCCTCCGAATCTCCATGGCTGAACTCCGTTCCGCTACCAAGAATTTCAGCAACGATTTAGTCGTTGGCGATGGCTCCTTCGGCCTCGTTTACAAAGCTCGTCTCTCCTCCGGCGCTACCGTCGCCATCAAGAAACTCAATCCTGATGCCTTCCAAGGATTCAGAGAATTCCGAGCCGAGATGGAAACTCTAGGTAAACTCCGCCATCGGAATATTGTTAAAATCTTGGGATACTGTGTTTCCGGCTCCGATAGGGTCTTGATCTACGAATTCATCGAGAGAGGAAGTCTAGATAATTGCTTGTACGAAACCTCATCCGACGATCAGGATTCCGATGGCTATTTGGCCTCACGGCAGCCATTGCCATGGGATACCAGATTGAAGATCATGAGAGGGGTTGCTAATGGGCTTTCGTATTTACATGGCCTTCCTCAGCCCATTATTCATAGAGATATTAAGGCCGGTAATGTCTTATTGGACTCTGAATTCGAGGCCCATATTGCTGATTTTGGCCTCGCCCGTATGATTGAAACTTCTAACTCCCACGTTTCCACTCAATTCGCCGGAACCATGGGGTATATGCCGCCGGAGTATAGGGCTGGAGTGACGGTCGCCACTGTGAAGGCTGACGTGTACAGTTTTgggattttgatgtttgaagtTGCTATGGGCCAAAGACCCAATTTGCCCATGTTGTTGGACGAAAGAGAAGTGGGCTTAATAGAATGGGCTAGGATTTTAGTGGCCCAAAATAGGCATATGGAAATGGTTGATGCGACTATTTCCAACGACGAATTAGTGGAGTCTAATGTGAAGGAGTATTTTAGGATTGCTTGTTTGTGCACGAGTGAGAAGTCTAAAGAAAGGCCTCCTATGTCTAATGTGGTCGAGTTGTTGGATCGGATTTGTGACATGAAGTTGCGCGACAATGACGAGTATCAAGATAAGCTGGATGAGTAG